A single genomic interval of Pan paniscus chromosome 18, NHGRI_mPanPan1-v2.0_pri, whole genome shotgun sequence harbors:
- the ZNF23 gene encoding zinc finger protein 23 isoform X2: MHEGKENVSFELQRDFSQETDFSEASLLEKQQEVHSAGNIKKEKSNTIDGTVKDETNPVEECFFSQSSNSYQCHTITGEQPSGCTGLGKSISFDTKLVKHEIINSEERPFKCEELVEPFRCDSQLIQHQENNTEEKPYQCSECGKAFSINEKLIWHQRLHSGEKPFKCVECGKSFSYSSHYITHQTIHSGEKPYQCKVCGKAFSVNGSLSRHQRIHTGEKPYQCKECGNGFSCSSAYITHQRVHTGEKPYECNDCGKAFNVNAKLIQHQRIHTGEKPYECNECGKGFRCSSQLRQHQSIHTGEKPYQCKECGKGFNNNTKLIQHQRIHTGEKPYECTECGKAFSVKGKLIQHQRIHTGEKPYECNECGKAFRCNSQFRQHLRIHTGEKPYECNECGKAFSVNGKLMRHQRIHTGEKPFECNECGRCFTSKRNLLDHHRIHTGEKPYQCKECGKAFSINAKLTRHQRIHTGEKPFKCMECEKAFSCSSNYIVHQRIHTGEKPFQCKECGKAFHVNAHLIRHQRSHTGEKPFRCVECGKGFSFSSDYIIHQTVHSWKKPYMCSVCGKAFRFSFQLSQHQSVHSEGKS, from the coding sequence ATGCATGAAGGAAAAGAGAATGTATCATTTGAACTTCAAAGAGACTTTTCCCAGGAAACAGACTTTTCAGAAGCCTCTCTTCTAGAGAAACAACAGGAAGTCCACTCAGCAGGAAATATAAAGAAGGAGAAGAGCAACACCATTGATGGAACAGTGAAAGATGAGACAAACCCCGTGGAGGAGTGTTTTTTTAGTCAAAGTTCAAACTCATATCAGTGTCATACCATCACTGGAGAGCAGCCCTCTGGGTGTACAGGATTGGGGAAATCCATCAGCTTTGATACAAAACTCGTGAAGCATGAAATAATTAATTCTGAGGAAAGACCTTTCAAATGTGAAGAATTAGTAGAGCCCTTTAGGTGTGACTCTCAACTTATTCAACATCAAGAGAACAACACTGAGGAAAAGCCTTATCAGTGTTCGGAGTGTGGCAAAGCTTTCAGCATTAATGAGAAATTAATTTGGCATCAGAGACTTCACAGTGGGGAGAAACCCTTCAAATGCGTGGAGTGTGGGAAAAGCTTCAGCTACAGTTCCCATTATATCACACATCAGACAATCCACAGTGGGGAGAAGCCCTATCAGTGTAAGGTGTGTGGGAAGGCCTTCAGTGTTAATGGAAGCCTAAGTAGGCATCAGAGAATCCATACGGGAGAGAAGCCCTATCAGTGCAAGGAATGTGGAAATGGCTTCAGCTGTAGTTCTGCATATATTACACATCAGAGAgtccacactggagagaaaccttatgagTGTAATGACTGTGGGAAAGCGTTCAATGTTAATGCAAAATTAATTCAACATCAGAGAatccatactggagagaaaccttatgaatgtaatgaatgtggaaaagGCTTCAGGTGCAGCTCCCAGCTTAGGCAGCATCAGAGCATCCACACAGGAGAAAAGCCCTATCAGTGTAAAGAGTGTGGAAAAGGCTTCAATAATAATACAAAACTCATTCAGCATCAGAGAATCCACACaggtgagaaaccctatgaatgcactgaatgtggaaaagccttcagTGTCAAAGGGAAGTTAATCCAACACCAGAGAATTCACACAGGcgagaaaccctatgagtgtaATGAATGCGGGAAAGCCTTCAGATGTAACTCCCAATTTCGGCAGCATCTGAGAATTCACACTGGGGAGAAGCCCTATGAGTGTAATGAGTGTGGAAAGGCCTTCAGCGTTAATGGGAAACTAATGCGgcatcagagaattcacactggggAGAAACCTTTTGAATGTAATGAGTGTGGGAGATGCTTTACTTCTAAAAGAAACCTACTTGATCATCACCGAATCCATACTGGAGAAAAGCCCTAtcaatgtaaggaatgtgggaaagccttcagtaTCAATGCCAAACTAACTAGGCATCAGAGGATACATACTGGGGAGAAACCTTTCAAATGTATGGAATGTGAGAAAGCATTCAGCTGTAGTTCTAACTATATTGTGCACCAGAGAATccatacaggagagaaacccttTCAGTGTAAGGAGTGTGGAAAAGCCTTCCATGTTAATGCCCATTTAATTCGGCATCAGAGAAGCCACACTGGGGAGAAACCCTTCAGATGTGTGGAATGTGGCAAAGGCTTCAGCTTTAGTTCTGACTACATTATACATCAGACAGTCCACAGTTGGAAGAAACCCtatatgtgtagtgtgtgtgggaAAGCATTCAGGTTTAGCTTCCAGCTCAGTCAGCATCAGAGTGTCCATAGTGAAGGAAAATCCTAA